A DNA window from Aspergillus nidulans FGSC A4 chromosome I contains the following coding sequences:
- a CDS encoding uncharacterized protein (transcript_id=CADANIAT00007010), whose product MTTDSALSYQPTDSLILPTKRRFFPFKIPNYHQQLRHYISTADRDRIYVVVDRVVYAIHISSRKRETIAVIPFEPKCLAAGYGWIGIGGTNNGECAFVKLSDRNVRASRETPGSQSVDVDSALPIDLEPSQTTSPRASAGAEQTNSGSGVSQLPEVQLHKFGGSIVNSVIIHRLPAEEKGFLDEDVAVLSNNDKSVTVYSLTRSKVLKKLSHPACMNYAIISPDSSILAAVGDEANAYFYGLSRDFSTVVSTETGEKLSGWTLDLLLCIEMEIGPRIEDRCCFTIAFSQSNRLCAIGSQSGVITIFDVRSIQERALGPSEESPIVCYFNSSRPCCNGGAVRCMSFSPEPWDLLVWLEDKGRAGIADVRQAFVRRQIIQLDMNDPAVEEVDTEPIIDESTSLGFDLDFQPSPEPRHDLDARGLLDSIEGYSGDRASDFSTSPLRERMIHDLTERERLVLEFLNTARWSSRFEDGPPDRLASGSANSHSHSGSRARHQGPTSGANRAPRPTSPRPVILSHINHDARNQDANLDDSTPDPQPSITLSWTASPGELESAALANQTHTTDSSSSDQGGSGNEGGSTSRHRGTLTRPSANFNYSSIPLLSGRNHQRSRSVHRRSERQDNSMDIPHNLRANIVAVERLRRQRQLINEAETLSRNNLREQRYTQQSSFGFDHSRSPRWIRTVINDLPERSYGIGRRDQDPSSSAGLGFGADGRSLYIATVTGIFEYQINIMDRKTFPVITYR is encoded by the exons ATGACTACAGATAGTGCCCTGTC GTATCAGCCAACAGATTCCCTTATTCTTCCAACAAAGCGCCGTTTCTTCCCATTCAAAATACCCAACTA CCATCAACAACTTCGCCATTATATCAGCACCGCCGATCGGGATCGAATATACGTCGTCGTCGATAGAGTGGTCTACGCAATTCACATTTCATCGCGAAAGCGGGAGACCATTGCTGTTATCCCATTCGAGCCGAAGTGCCTCGCTGCTGGATATGGCTGGATCGGTATCGGAGGAACCAATAATGGCGAGTGCGCTTTTGTGAAGCTTTCCGATCGCAATGTGCGTGCGTCTCGAGAGACACCGGGCAGCCAATCGGTGGATGTGGACAGCGCCTTGCCAATTGATCTCGAGCCTTCTCAGACGACCTCCCCACGAGCATCAGCAGGAGCTGAACAGACAAACTCGGGGTCTGGTGTCAGCCAACTACCGGAGGTTCAATTGCATAAATTTGGCGGCAGCATTGTGAACTCTGTGATCATTCACCGTTTACCAGCCGAGGAGAAAGGGTTTTTAGACGAGGACGTTGCGGTGCTAAG CAACAATGATAAGTCCGTGACAGTCTATTCATTGACGCGCTCAAAGGTTCTGAAAAAGCTCAGCCACCCGGCATGTATGAATTATGCAATCATTTCACCGGATTCAAGCATCTTGGCTGCTGTTGGTGACGAAGCTAACGCATATTTTTATGGCCTTTCTCGGGATTTCTCCACCGTGGTTTCGACTGAGACCGGGGAGAAGCTGAGTGGCTGGACACTggaccttcttctctgcATTGAGATGGAGATTGGGCCGAGAATTGAAGACCGTTGTTGTTTCACCATTGCTTTCTCGCAGTCCAACAGACTTTGTGCCATCGGCTCTCAATCTGGCGTGATCACTATTTTCGACGTTAGAAGCATTCAAGAACGTGCCCTAGGGCCATCTGAGGAGAGTCCAATTGTCTGTTATTTCAATTCCTCGCGGCCTTGCTGTAACGGTGGAGCTGTGCGCTGTATGAGTTTTTCGCCTGAACCTTGGGACCTCCTTGTGTGGCTTGAAGATAAAGGGCGTGCTGGAATTGCAGACGTGCGCCAGGCCTTTGTCCGCAGACAGATTATTCAGCTAGATATGAATGATCCTGCCGTTGAGGAAGTCGATACAGAGCCGATTATTGATGAATCTACGAGCTTAGGGTTTGACCTCGATTTTCAACCTTCTCCCGAACCACGGCATGACCTTGATGCACGGGGTCTTCTTGACTCCATTGAAGGGTACTCGGGCGATCGGGCGAGTGACTTCAGTACCTCGCCATTGCGAGAGAGAATGATACATGATTTAACTGAAAGGGAGAGGTTGGTATTGGAATTCCTGAATACGGCGCGCTGGTCGTCAAGATTCGAAGATGGCCCGCCTGACCGGCTGGCCAGCGGCAGTGCTAATTCGCATTCACATTCTGGCTCTCGCGCTAGACATCAAGGTCCTACAAGCGGAGCTAATCGAGCACCCCGTCCTACTTCCCCTCGACCTGTCATACTCTCGCACATCAATCATGACGCAAGAAACCAAGATGCAAATCTGGACGATTCGACGCCCGATCCGCAGCCAAGTATCACACTGAGCTGGACCGCTTCGCCAGGAGAGCTAGAGTCCGCCGCATTGGCTAATCAGACCCATACTACGGATTCCAGCTCAAGTGACCAAGGTGGCTCAGGTAATGAGGGAGGAAGTACCAGTCGGCATCGTGGGACCCTAACCCGACCGTCGGCAAATTTTAACTATTCCAGTATCCCGTTGTTGTCGGGGAGAAACCACCAACGGTCTCGCTCTGTCCATAGACGCTCCGAGAGGCAAGATAATAGTATGGATATTCCCCACAATCTGAGAGCCAACATCGTGGCCGTAGAGCGGCTTCGACGACAGCGGCAGCTCATTAACGAAGCAGAGACGCTAAGCCGAAACAACCTACGTGAGCAGCGTTATACTCAACAATCCTCGTTCGGCTTTGACCATAGCCGCTCCCCACGGTGGATTCGAACCGTCATCAACGATCTTCCAGAGCGCAGTTACGGGATTGGACGCCGAGACCAGGATCCTAGTAGTTCTGCTGGACTTGGATTTGGGGCTGATGGGAGATCGCT CTATATTGCAACTGTGACTGGCATCTTCGAATACCAGATTAACATAATGGACCGGAAGACATTCCCAGTGATCACGTATAGGTGa